One Sus scrofa isolate TJ Tabasco breed Duroc chromosome 1, Sscrofa11.1, whole genome shotgun sequence DNA segment encodes these proteins:
- the RLN2 gene encoding prorelaxin isoform X1, with the protein MPSSITKDAEILKMMLEFVPNLPQELKATLSERQPSLRELQQSALKDSNLNFEEFKKIILNRQNEAEDKSLLELKNLGLDKHSRKKRLFRMTLSEKCCQVGCIRKDIARLC; encoded by the coding sequence ATGCCATCCTCCATCACCAAAGATGCAGAAATCTTAAAGATGATGTTGGAATTTGTTCCTAATTTGCCACAGGAGCTGAAGGCAACATTGTCTGAGAGGCAACCATCACTGAGAGAGCTACAACAATCTGCATTAAAGGATTCGAATCTTAACTttgaagaatttaagaaaattattcttaACAGACAAAATGAAGCAGAAGACAAAAgtcttttagaattaaaaaacttAGGTTTAGATAAACATTCCAGAAAAAAGAGACTGTTCCGTATGACACTGAGCGAGAAATGTTGTCAAGTAGGTTGTATCAGAAAAGATATTGCTAGATTATGCTGA